A stretch of Toxoplasma gondii ME49 chromosome V, whole genome shotgun sequence DNA encodes these proteins:
- a CDS encoding CHCH domain-containing protein (encoded by transcript TGME49_213940) — MARQRGGARRSSSSGGSGFFSKPSSSQPAPVHHAPPPVPSSGGGGFMANMAANVAGGMASGVGFGVAQRAVDAVMGARQVEVVHTNASVPAAPVAPVAAPAAAAPRAFGACQQLNEELNQCIQRHSDLSLCQHHFEALKQCQLANGGSA; from the exons ATGGCACGCCAAAGAGGTGGCGCGAGGAGGTCTTCATCGAGCGGCGGCAGCGGCTTCT TCAGCaagccgtcttcttcccagCCTGCCCCAGTTCACCATGCACCCCCCCCGGTCCCGTCcagcggaggcggcggcttCATGGCCAACATGGCGGCGAATGTTGCCGGAGGAATGGCGTCTG GAGTCGGATTCGGAGTCGCGCAGCGCGCAGTCGACGCAGTGATGGGCGCCCGCCAGGTGGAGGTTGTTCACACCAACGCATCTGTGCCTGCTGCGCCAGTTGCTCCCGTTGCAGCtccggctgctgctgcgcctcgCGCCTTCGGAGCCTGCCAGCAACTCAACGAAGAGTTGAATCAG TGCATCCAGCGTCACTCAGACCTGAGCCTGTGCCAGCACCACTTCGAAGCTCTGAAGCAATGCCAGCTGGCCAACGGCGGCAGCGCTTGA